Proteins co-encoded in one Dreissena polymorpha isolate Duluth1 chromosome 12, UMN_Dpol_1.0, whole genome shotgun sequence genomic window:
- the LOC127853806 gene encoding uncharacterized protein LOC127853806, translating to MARNRRSKRKHTTRKEKNACTISHVVAGFSTDDKEFSGRLSLVLDKLAVNEHLIQFRRRTMLSYEREMTLKDKALGGNRQTYIFGSQIEGTTTAGMKSDVDHLFRFNMFRLFLDSETPPIQPHDHQVVIKVSTQACASQYCCLTMIEPSTQAMRFKQLDPDGDPVDLVNFFHINIDWRRTDGKIGHTIMFDALNHLPEILQQAKRHGPAESIYNMDSVYACYCNSLPKQCKFVFERPRPGHWPTKKTLNKAKKYGVFIVPQGPPKNTNICTKDDFDYQWRISTNLTERLLMFSLDTVHMKAYVLTKMIRKELFVPEYRDRLSTFHFKTALLFAVENTRPDEWTEDNLIKCVKNILATLRRFLKRRYCPHFTIENVNLFDGKIERREFPKLVDKITCVSNSLRTKIENIQMDNIGKTLIEFSTANNERNRTFTNNSALLKAVLSISYTSAHYFYGFEFSDKPVNERMVLIEIEQTRLENYYRAPLEKYRKYDYALYDLISTLACMGASAYLEQKTKGLEFNHAGINRARKMYSLSLESDIIGNYMRYASFLFCNREYDEACIYFDLIEKQIEEDKTSNLIFQFFVSPSESLALQIAKQSHKQSFKQIWSVFLIFRPAEAMCVPEFLRYEMYRASFGDSTSGFSFPFYSRFGCICVQIEPYLYYLQYVTYRKLHKELQQSKALMKLSTYTEIIKPTRLISECDELFLTFAHFDTSLNMLGHCLELEQKLKSAWKTYTTSLHMVPDDNASLLHIIRLLWKAFKRQRIIGHSYNIFELPKQTSLLLDVLCDLNQS from the coding sequence ATGGCTCGTAACAGGCGCAGCAAACGCAAACATACAACAAGGAAAGAGAAGAATGCTTGTACAATATCCCATGTTGTGGCAGGTTTTTCGACAGATGATAAAGAATTCTCAGGGAGACTTTCACTTGTTCTTGATAAATTAGCCGTCAATGAACATTTAATACAGTTTAGAAGGAGAACAATGTTATCTTATGAACGGGAAATGACACTGAAAGACAAAGCACTTGGGGGTAACAGACAAACTTATATATTCGGAAGTCAAATCGAGGGAACTACAACAGCTGGAATGAAGTCTGACGTAGACCACTTATTTCGTTTTAATATGTTTCGTTTGTTTCTTGATTCAGAAACCCCCCCAATTCAGCCGCATGATCACCAAGTCGTGATAAAGGTGAGCACACAAGCCTGTGCTTCACAGTACTGTTGTTTAACAATGATTGAACCATCAACACAAGCAATGCGTTTTAAACAATTAGATCCAGATGGGGATCCTGTTGATCTCGttaatttttttcatattaatattgATTGGAGGAGAACTGACGGTAAGATTGGACATACAATTATGTTCGATGCCCTAAACCATCTTCCAGAAATACTTCAGCAAGCAAAAAGACACGGACCTGCAGAAAGTATATATAATATGGATAGCGTTTACGCGTGTTACTGCAACAGTCTTCCTAAGCAATGCAAGTTCGTTTTCGAAAGGCCTCGTCCCGGTCACTGGCCTACGAAGAAGACGTTGAACAAAGCCAAGAAATATGGCGTCTTTATTGTTCCACAGGGTCCCCCCAAAAATACGAACATATGCACGAAAGATGATTTTGATTATCAATGGCGAATTTCAACAAATCTCACTGAGCGGCTATTAATGTTCAGTTTAGATACAGTACATATGAAAGCATATGTCCTGACAAAGATGATTAGAAAAGAGTTGTTTGTGCCAGAATATCGAGACAGGCTGAgtacatttcattttaaaacagCCCTTTTATTTGCGGTCGAGAACACCCGACCTGATGAATGGACGGAGGACAATCTTATCAAGTGTGTCAAGAACATACTTGCAACTTTGAGGCGCTTCTTGAAACGACGCTATTGTCCACACTTCACTATAGAGAATGTTAATCTTTTTGATGGGAAAATTGAGAGACGCGAATTTCCGAAATTGGTGGATAAGATTACATGTGTCAGTAATTCACTTCGCACAAAGATCGAAAATATACAAATGGACAACATTGGAAAGACGCTTATTGAGTTCAGTACCGCAAACAATGAGCGCAACCGAACTTTCACGAATAATTCAGCACTATTAAAAGCCGTATTAAGTATTTCTTATACTTCGGCACACTATTTTTATGGGTTTGAATTTTCAGACAAACCTGTCAATGAGAGAATGGTTTTAATTGAAATCGAACAGACACGCTTAGAAAACTATTATCGCGCTCCGTTAGAGAAATACAGAAAATATGACTATGCATTATATGACCTCATTTCAACTCTTGCTTGTATGGGTGCTTCGGCGTATTTAGAACAGAAGACTAAAGGACTTGAATTCAATCACGCCGGCATCAATAGAGCTAGGAAAATGTATTCCCTATCTCTAGAGTCTGATATCATTGGTAACTACATGCGATATGCTTCTTTTCTTTTCTGCAATAGAGAATATGATGAAGCTTGTATATATTTTGACTTGATTGAAAAACAGATAGAAGAAGATAAAACTTCTAATCTCATTTTCCAGTTTTTTGTTTCTCCATCGGAGTCATTAGCATTGCAGATAGCAAAGCAGTCACACAAACAGTCATTTAAGCAAATATGGTCTGTATTTTTGATATTCAGACCAGCAGAGGCGATGTGTGTTCCTGAATTCCTGCGTTATGAAATGTACCGAGCGAGTTTCGGGGACTCTACTTCTggtttttcgttcccattttatAGCCGTTTTGGCTGCATTTGTGTGCAAATCGAACCCTATCTCTACTATCTACAGTACGTGACATACAGGAAACTTCACAAAGAACTTCAACAGTCGAAAGCTTTGATGAAATTATCGACATATACTGAAATTATTAAACCCACACGATTGATATCAGAATGTGACGAACTCTTCCTGACATTTGCTCACTTTGATACCTCTTTAAACATGCTAGGGCACTGCTTAGAACTGGAGCAGAAGTTGAAATCGGCGTGGAAGACTTACACAACGTCTTTACATATGGTACCCGACGACAATGCGTCCCTCCTGCACATAATTCGACTTCTTTGGAAAGCCTTTAAACGTCAGCGGATTATTGGACATTCTTACAATATTTTCGAACTGCCCAAACAAACCAGTTTACTCCTGGACGTGTTATGCGACTTAAACCAGAGTTAA